A region of the Arthrobacter sp. FW306-07-I genome:
GCCGGACGGACTCCACGCCTTTGCCGGCGGGATCCTCCAGCACCCAGTCTTCGTAGCGTTTGCCCGGGAAGTAGGGGCATTCGTCGCCGCAGCCCATGGTGATCACCACGTCCGAGTCCTGCACGGCTTCGGTGGTGAGGATCTTGGGGATCTCGGCGGACATGTCGATGCCCACCTCCGCCATGGCCTGGACCGCAGACGGGTTGACCTTCTCCGCCGGCTGCGATCCGGCGGAACGGACCTCGATGGCGCCCTGCGAGAGCGAGGTGAGGAACGCGGCGGCCATCTGGGAACGGCCGGCGTTGTGGACGCAGACGAACAGGACGGAGGGTTTGTGGCTCATGAGAGCACCTTTCGGTCAGCCGCGACGGCAGCGGCAGCGGTGAAGGAGGGGTAGAGGAAGCGGACCAGGAAGTATCCCAGGGCACCGCCCAGCAGCTGGGCCAGGATGAAGGCAGGGGCCGACGGCGGTGCGATGCCGGCAAAGGTGTCCGTGAGGGTCCGGGCGATGGTCACCGCCGGGTTGGCGAAGCTGGTGGAACTGGTGAACCAGTAGGCGGCGGTGATATACCCGCCGACGGCGAAGGCCACCCTGTCCGCCCGGCCGGACCGGACCGTGCCGAAGATGACCAGCAGCAGCCCCACCGTGGCGATGACCTCGGCCAGCCAGAGATCAGGCCCGGTGCGCTGGTGCGTGGACCAGGCGACCGCGTCCAGCCCGAACATCAGGTTCGCCGTGATGGTTCCGGCCAGCCCGCCCAAAACCTGGCCGGCAATCAACCCTGCCGCGGCCCTGGTGTCGATCATCCCCAGTGCCCGTTCCACCAGGGTCACCACCGGATTGAACGACGCCGACACCGGCTGCAGTGCCACGATCAGCGCCACCAGCGCTGCACCCGTGGCGAGGCTGTTCTGCAGAAGCTGCAGGCCGGCGTCGTCCGGGGACAGCCTGGCTGCCATCACGCCCGAGCCCACCACGGCCATCACCAGGAAGGCGGTGCCGACAAACTCGGCGGCGGCACGGCGGGAAAGTGTGCTCACGCGGCCTGCCCACCAATCAGGGCGGCCAAATTCTGCAGCGCCTCGGTCCGGGCGCGGTAGTAGACCCACACCCCCCGCTTTTCCCGGTCCAGCAAACCCACCTCGTGGAGGATCTTCAGGTGGTGGCTGATGGTGGGCTGGGACAGCTCAAAAGCGTCATTGAGGTCGCAGACGCACGCTTCGCCGCCCTCATGCGAGGCGACCAGGGACATCAGCCGCAGCCGGACCGGATCGGCCAGCGCCTTCAACAGCGGCGCGATTCCTTCCGCTTCCGGTTCTGACAACGGCTCCCTCGCCAGGGGCGCGCAGCAGGCGACGGCCTGGACGGGGGTCAGCTCCAGAGACATAGACACATGTAAATATTTACACTCATCTATGTCTTTGGCAATCCGCAGAAATCCCCCCTGCTTCCTCCGCCCCTTGCAACGCCCACAGCCACGGCAAATAGGATGGCCCCGAGAGCTTTTGGCCGCAGACGAAGGGCGCCGCAATGATCGAGATCCTGAACCCCGCTGAAGTGGCCCGCGCACGGGAGACCGGAGCCCTGGTGGCGGACATCCTGCAGGCCATGAAGAGCCGCGCCGCCGTGGGCACCAACCTGCTGGACATCGACCAGTGGACCAAGGAGCTGATCACCGAGGCCGGGGCCGAGTCCTGCTATGTGGACTATGCGCCATCGTTCGGCCGCGGCCCCTTCGGCCACTACATCTGCACGGGCGTCAACGATGCCGTGCTGCACGGACTGCCGCACAACTACGAACTGGCCGACGGCGACCTGCTCACCCTGGACCTCGCCGTCGTGAAAAACGGGGTGGCCGCCGACGCTGCCATCAGCTTCCTGGTGGGCGATTCGCGGCCGGCGGAGAGCGTGGCAATGATTGAGGCCACCGAGCGGGCCCTGGCTGCCGGGATCGCT
Encoded here:
- a CDS encoding arsenate reductase ArsC: MSHKPSVLFVCVHNAGRSQMAAAFLTSLSQGAIEVRSAGSQPAEKVNPSAVQAMAEVGIDMSAEIPKILTTEAVQDSDVVITMGCGDECPYFPGKRYEDWVLEDPAGKGVESVRPIRDQIRTRVEALIASLIPAQS
- a CDS encoding aquaporin gives rise to the protein MSTLSRRAAAEFVGTAFLVMAVVGSGVMAARLSPDDAGLQLLQNSLATGAALVALIVALQPVSASFNPVVTLVERALGMIDTRAAAGLIAGQVLGGLAGTITANLMFGLDAVAWSTHQRTGPDLWLAEVIATVGLLLVIFGTVRSGRADRVAFAVGGYITAAYWFTSSTSFANPAVTIARTLTDTFAGIAPPSAPAFILAQLLGGALGYFLVRFLYPSFTAAAAVAADRKVLS
- a CDS encoding ArsR/SmtB family transcription factor — its product is MSLELTPVQAVACCAPLAREPLSEPEAEGIAPLLKALADPVRLRLMSLVASHEGGEACVCDLNDAFELSQPTISHHLKILHEVGLLDREKRGVWVYYRARTEALQNLAALIGGQAA
- the map gene encoding type I methionyl aminopeptidase: MIEILNPAEVARARETGALVADILQAMKSRAAVGTNLLDIDQWTKELITEAGAESCYVDYAPSFGRGPFGHYICTGVNDAVLHGLPHNYELADGDLLTLDLAVVKNGVAADAAISFLVGDSRPAESVAMIEATERALAAGIAAAGPTAKIGDISYAIGRVLTDAGYPINTQFGGHGIGSTMHQDPHVPNMGRPGRGFKLRPGLLLALEPWIMADTAELVTDDDGWTLRSATGCRTAHTEHTIAITDDGAEILTLPSR